In Megalops cyprinoides isolate fMegCyp1 chromosome 12, fMegCyp1.pri, whole genome shotgun sequence, the sequence TTTTTGCTTGCTTGGGCAACACGTAGTAATATGATTTAGCTAGTCAGCCTAGTTAAACATAGTTGAACTATGAATATGcatttgcaaacaaaacatGCTTACCTCTGGATGCTTCAGTTCCTTTGTAACATAATTCAGATTGTTCCAGCCATTGTAAGACCACAGACCGTGATAAAATGCTACTTCTATTTCATTGAGCTAGAGCTATCAATACAGGCCTCAAACTAACAGGCATTATTTTGTACTGATTATTCCTGTGAGAGTACAGCGCTAAAAGCCATATTGGGAATagctacagtgctggccaaaagtattggcacccctgcaattctgtcagataatgctcaatttctcccagaaaatgattgcaattacaaatgttttggtagtaatatcttcatttattttgcttgcaatgaaaaaacacaaaagacaatgaaaaaaaaattaaatcaattatcattttacacaaaactccaaaaatggaccggacaaaagtattggcaccctcagcctaatacttggtagcacaacctttggacaaaataactgcgaacaaccgcttccggtatccatcaatgagtttcttacaatgctctgctggaattttagaccattcttctttggcaaactgctccagctccctgagatttgaagggtgccttctccaaactgccattttcagatctctccacaagtgttctatgggattcaggtctggactcattgctggccactttagaagtctccagtgctttccctcaaaccattttctagtgctttttgaagtgtgctttgggtcattgtcctgctggaagacccatgacctctgagggagacccagctttctcacactgggccctacattacgctgcaaaatttgttggtagtcttcagacttcataatgccatgcacacggtcaagcagtccagtgccagaggcagcaaagcaaccccaaaacatcagggaacctccgccatgtttgactgtggggaccgtgttcttttctttgaaggcctcgttttttttcctgtaaactctatgttgatgccttttcccaaaaagctctacttttgtctcatctgaccagagaacattcttccaaaatgtttttggctttctcaggtaagttttagcaaactccagcctggcttttttatgtctctgggtcagaagtggagtcttcctgggtatcctaccatagagtcccttttcattcagacaccgacggatagtacgggttgacactgttgtaccctcggactgcaggacagcttgaacttgtctggatgttagtcgaggttctttatccaccatccgcacaatctttcgttgaaatctctcgtcaatttttcttttccgtccacatctagggaggttagccacagtgccatgggctttaaacctattgatgacactgcgcacggtagacacaggaacattcaggtctttggagatggacttgtagccttgagattgcccatgcttcctcacaattttgcttctcaagtcctcagacagttctttggtcttctttcttttctccatactcaatgtggtacacacaaggacacaggacagaggttgagtcaactttaatccattttaactggctgcaagtgtgatttagtgattgccaccacctgttatgtgtcacaggtaagtaacaggtgctgttaattacacaaattagagaagcatcacatttttcaaagggtgccaatacttttgtccggcccatttttggagttttgtgtaaattgatacttgatttgacttttttttctttctcttttgtgtttttttattgcaagcaaaataaatgaagatattactaccaaaacatttgtaattgcaatcattttctgggagaaattgagcattatctgacagaattgcaggggtgccaatacttttggccagcactgtatactACCATGGATAGTGATGTGCCCTGCAGCATCTGCCTTTCTAGCATTTGTGAAGGTTTAGAATGTACATGCTGAGAGagtatgtaacatttttatctttgttgGAAACACACCATCCTTATTTCTCCATAAGGACAGTTATAGTCCCAAagagtactgtacagtacaaaatACAGTGTAACCACAGCATAGAGCTCACATATGTTTCAGATGTGAATAAGAATGACAATATATAGTACTGCCACTACATGAAACCTTATGATCTAtctaacatttgttttgtgagcTCTTCATCTACCcaaaagaaattatttcaaaattttttaTAGACTTATATTCATAATTGTataaatttaataattttatattactGCATCATAGAGattattgttgtgtttgagTATAGCGCTCAGCTGtccaaaaaaatgtttccatgaaGGTCATTTCAGGGggtacacagagacacatggcCAACAGTACAAGAATTGTTCATTAATACCAACAtttgtaagtgttttattttttattttcaggaatTGTAAAGTTTGGGCTTTGACACTGACTGTAAGCAATGGAAAGAAATCATGTGGGCTGGAGGGATTACACATTCTTTTGGGTTGGGGCAACCTCAAGAAAGAGCTGAAGGAACAGCGTGACTTTGTCCAGTATCCCAGGGCACATCTTGAAGTGGATGAAGGGTACATAGACCATGATGCTGCTGAGCATGAAAAGGGTAACATACAGATACTTGATCTGGGGGTCATCAACGATGGGTGCCAGGACCAGGAAGATGGCGGTGACAATGACCAAGAAGGGAAAGAGAATTGGAACCTGGAGGGATTGTGCTGGAGGTTAAGGACTGCAGTGGTTCTGGTATATTTCTGGTCAGTAACATGAGCAGCTAATTCCAATCTGAAAACATATATTTACTAAATTTACATATCAAGGCATTATGCTCTAAGAGGAACTAGGCAATAATTTAAATGCAGTATATTGACTTCAAACTTCTGTCCACAAGAGCAACACATGAAAACCACATGTGTTTCCTTATGCTGCTCCCTAGTGTTTCATGCTGTGTGACACAACACTTCTGAGGTAATATTTTCCAAGAGGTCCCTTAATGGCTCAGTCTAAAAGGCAGGTATGTCCACCATCTTAATAACATTAGGCATACTCAGTCGTTGCCTTTGTTTAACtcaaaattgtttaaattcccTACAGTTACCCTCTATTTGAATTTTTTACTTCATGTTGCTGTGGTTCTTATATATTGTTGAATTTTACTTATCATTGTAGCCTGTAGACTCTAGCTGTGATAGACATATGTGGATGTTTTTGGACTTACAATTCATTAAGACATGAGCAGTgctcaaaaggaagaaaatctaTTCATTGCAATAATTTCTGTGTAAAGGCTGTTCAGGAATCATTGTCTGAATTTGATTATTCACAGAAGACAATTTTACCAGATGCACCCCACTTTGCTCTCACCTTGTATGGCCTGGAAAGTTCTGGCTTCTTTATTTTCAGGTAGAGAAGTCCAGAGACAGTAATTCCATAGAAAATCCAtgctctgaaactgaaataGTTATCAACAGGGAAACAGGGTTATTGTAAATCATAAATGCAGCATAACATGATGTCAATTGCATTAACGGCTCATAAATTATCACAGTAACCCTTTCTTGACCGTACAGAAATAAAGGAATTGCAGCAATTCACACTCTTTGTAAACCAGGAATGCATCTGCTTGGTGCCTTAATTAATAATATCTGCTCAGTGCATAACCACTTTCTAAGAATGTTTTCTAATTTGTCTTGACTGATTTTCCTACTTGAAACATTGTCTGTGCTACCGCTGAGTCCTTTTGCTGCCTCCTAAGCTGATTCAAGAGAAGGAAAACACAATTATGATCATCAGCCAGAAGTGCATTCTGTATGTGATACAACTGTTTGTGACAATATGGCCCTTAAAACATTGTTAGTAATCAGTGCCTGTGTGAGACTGTAATCAAAGGTACAATACGAAAAGTAATCAGGGATAATGGAAATTGACCACATGTGGAAGCTGAGCACAGGATTATTTACAGGCTGTATTTCAACACCTGTAGTCTGTGCCTAATAGGCTTAACATCAGATTGGGTTATCTGAGGACCTGTTTGCACTGAGAAAAATGGGCTTCTTTCTCAATATCTACTCTTCTTTGTGGTCTTCCTGGCTAGctaatttcacattacattaacttTTACTTACACAGTGgagttaaaataataaataaataccaggAAGATAGTAGAGGTAACAGTCATTGAAGGGTCATGGGAGCATGACTGCACCCCAGTTGATTGCTTTAGTTCTCAGCAATTATTTAGAAAAGGCCAATAAAGAGCtactttttatgtttctgtctgACAAAAATTTTATACAATTGTTTGAATTTTAGGCATATACAGTTTCAGTGCACTGCATCTTTGTATAACACCTATTACACCGATTGCATCACCTGTTCTCACCATACATGAGATCGCATGGTTTCTGTTTACACTAATGGCACTCAgctgtttctcttttctcccaTCTGATGCTCAGACTTCATCACCCATCTTACCAAGCTGACATATCATTGAGGGTGTCTGATCATCACCTGAGGCTCATCTTGTATATCTCAGCTAaatcctctccttcctgttaCCTCGCTAATTCCCCATAAAATAGTACAGTTTCAGACTTCAGGTGCCACAGTTGTGTGTCACATATGGTATTCTGTGTGCACCTGGTGAGGTTGACAATACTCTGGAAGTCTCCAGGGATCAGCACCACCAGGGAGATGGCTGTGGTGAAGATGAGAGCTGGTGATGGTGTTAGCCGCCGAACATGAGCCATGGACAGGATATCAGgctgaaagagaacaaaaaccCAGCCACAGGACATTTGGGCAGCATGAAGGGGAGAGGTTTGTGCCCACAGATCCTTGGTTATTTTGTATTGCTACATGACTGTGATCACCCCAGCCATGATGACTATTGCCATTACCCTCACAATGAATTATGTCCCTACAGCAGCCTATCCCAAATGTTTCTGGGATGTAAGGAATCAGGAACGTGAAACAAGGTAATTATATCAAAATGTATCTCCACAGACACATGAATCAAATTAGTTATAGATGAACATTTAATGTGCATTTGACGGAATTCACATCTTGGCTTGACATGTAACAGGCAGACGGTCTCACCATGTGGCCTTCTCTGGCTGCCACGAAGCACACTCGCCCACCACTGAAGAATGACCCATTCAAGGACCCAAAAGCAGACATTGCCGCAGCCACAGACATTACCCATCCCCAGCTTCCCAGGACCTTGTTCCTATCACCAAGGAAAAAGGGGTTAGCCAACCCCTCATGCCACAAGGAAGTAAAAATTCAGTAGGGCAAAAGCATGTTGCAGCAACACAATTCTGAAAGCTTGGAAAGATTTGGCAACTGCATTTGTTAACAGGATAGTTCTCCTGAAATGGCTCAGTCCATCTGTAAAACATGGGTAATATGAGTAAGAAATGCCTTGAATACAGGAACTTCTGTCATAGAAAATAGACAGTTAATCATAACACAGTGCAATGCAACTCACGTGACATATCAATTGACATCACTAATATcatttgcacatattttgtAGTGTACTGTAAAgaattacacataaatatattttaaagtacaTTGGGCCAGCCCGCTGTCATTTACTAGTTATGTTCTTACCCCCAGGTGACAGCTACAGCAGTggatgacatcatttcctggGGTGTCAGGGCAGCCAGGTAGCTCACGTTGACCAGCAGGTAAATCACTGTCACCATGGGGACGGCAATCATCACTGCTCTGGGCAGGTTCACCTGAGAGAGTAGTGACCATTGATAGAAGCACATTCCACAGGAAATGAAGACCAACTATGGAGAAACATGGTGGATCTTTCCCATTTCCCAAACTGCACACTCTCACTCATAATTTCTATTATTTAGTATGAATACGTAGTCCCTCTTTTAAACTTGCCCTAGTATTGTCATAGAAGCACAGGTTTTCTTGTGAGAACAAAAGAAGCTCCAATGTTTTATTAGAtaacaagacaaaataaaaaaaaattgcaaataatGCAAGCCAAATAATAAACATCGTCTAAGACTACAAAAATTATTCTTAGATATAAACACTCAGGATTAGAGAAGGAGATAATTCTGCCTGATGCATACTGTAAGAGTCTGTAtgatgcaaacatgcaaaagtAACTGCTGTCTAGTAGCATAAAGGACAAAATGACTTCTTAATATTCTCAATAATTTTCGgatgaataattttaaaaattcttcaaTAGAGATGGAAGGTTATACAACTTCCTAAGATGGTTAAATAAACCTGAAACATTACCTAGTTGACAATATTAAAATGCCAAAACTGTAGAAGACACATAATGATACAATGGTGCTCTTTCAGCAGCAATTACATTCTGTTTCCAGGCCCTATTAACAGACCTTTTAGAGTTAGCATTTCCAGTAAAGATAATTGTTTGGGAAGGCTACATGTGATCCCTGACATTCAAATGATCACATTATTCCATTCATACATCACACCATCCATTGAAACAACCCCAATAAAATATCCCTTTGGAAGCATGACCGCCACAACCAATCTAATACGATGTCCATCTAAAGGCCTCCATTGCTGTAATTCTCAACTGTGTCTGAAGTTGTTTTAGATTTTCGGTCACACATTACCCAGCAGGATTAGAATCAGAAGCCCTAGTATAATGATTTCTCTTTTTGATTTACTCCCCCACtgtgtattttcagaaaaattctCCAAGCTTTCCCAGAACCCATGAATACATAACCATGACTGCAAATGACTTGGAGGGCTGCCATCTTTGCTCTTGTGAAGACAACCTTAACAGACACTGCCTTGACAATATTAGCCATTGTCAATACCAGTATGTACCTGGTGcccaaacacaaaaatgagaGCTGAGGTGGGGAGCAATGCCACACcttttacataaataataaaatcctTTCAAAGCCTTAAAAcgtttcagtttttgttttcccatcatCATTCTCTCAGCCTTTGCAAAGATATTTCATATTGCCAAATTACCAGGGTTACTCAACAGTTCTCAAAGTTTGACtgatgtttgtatgttttgtctCTGATAACACGCACAAGCCAGGAACATATAAAGtctgtttggtgtttccattatttattatataaatatatataaaatgtgtccAGCTATTCAGCGTCTTCAAATATTCCTAGATTCACAATCCATCAACTATGACAGTGAACAACTGTAGACCACAGAACTCTGACAATTTTAGATGGACTGCCTGCACAGGGGGAACCAACACAAACATAATACTATTGCATCACTGACTTCTCAGGGTATTGGGTGCATACAATGATGAACTAGTTACTTTGGTTTCAAACCACACCTTCACCTACACtttacacagacagaatgacaaCTGTCAAAATATCCAAAGCAAACTTTGTGAAGActgtttcatagtttttaaaGATTCCTTTAAAACATGTTCCTATAGACCTTAAGAGTGTGACACCAGCATTATGGAAATGTGCTGTGACATATTTAAAGCTTTGCTGAGTTTTGTCAGATAATTCATTCTGTTAGTAGTGTGTCAGTAATGTTCAATGAATCTAAGTAAATGCCAGTTTGTACTGATTCAGCATGATTGTCGACAGGGTGAATTACGATTCAGTTGTTTCTCATTCAAGCACTGTTGTTAAATAATATCTTAATATCATTCCCAGCTCAAATATTTTGCTGACAAATATAGTAGATTAAACGCTGAAAGCATCCC encodes:
- the LOC118786900 gene encoding b(0,+)-type amino acid transporter 1-like is translated as MNDKLHKLSLKREVGLLSAVSLVAGTMIGSGIFMSPQLVLFNIGSPGASLVIWAACGILAMLGSLCYAELGTVIKESGGEYVYIIRTSGQLVAFVFVFNSILVGSPAGIAGVSLSFAEYAVAPFFQDCPSPPMVVKCVAVSAIVGLAIINSLNVRFSMSVQVYFLVAKVLGLAVIVIGGMALLIGGHANSFENAFEGTKLAINPVGVAFYQGLWSYDGWNNLNYVTEELKHPEVNLPRAVMIAVPMVTVIYLLVNVSYLAALTPQEMMSSTAVAVTWGNKVLGSWGWVMSVAAAMSAFGSLNGSFFSGGRVCFVAAREGHMPDILSMAHVRRLTPSPALIFTTAISLVVLIPGDFQSIVNLTSFRAWIFYGITVSGLLYLKIKKPELSRPYKVPILFPFLVIVTAIFLVLAPIVDDPQIKYLYVTLFMLSSIMVYVPFIHFKMCPGILDKVTLFLQLFLEVAPTQKNV